A genomic region of Synechococcus sp. NOUM97013 contains the following coding sequences:
- a CDS encoding photosystem II reaction center protein L — protein sequence MERNKNPNTLPVELNRTSLYLGLLFVFVTGILFSSYFFN from the coding sequence GGAGCGCAACAAAAACCCCAATACTTTGCCTGTTGAACTCAACAGAACCAGTCTCTATCTGGGTCTGCTGTTCGTCTTTGTGACCGGCATTTTGTTCTCCAGCTACTTCTTCA